A single window of Watersipora subatra chromosome 11, tzWatSuba1.1, whole genome shotgun sequence DNA harbors:
- the LOC137408052 gene encoding breast cancer type 2 susceptibility protein-like — MEQFFEEEVVVNTPLSKQLTTSTPCTKRKATSHTKFPSNITPVAVKQLFSLNSGVHLSEFTWTSSLATGFHSEDSDLNSHQMFSPDKNNHLHQQSSDPGVSMSLFSSWLEDENTEAGEKMGPSEASNMTSLSPPQRGKLQDSLSELLKTPPSLKMKKTTAPRKRSASSPSHDLLKEIMNIKKNKLLCSSKIEDETLAVKLDCDVSNASPSDSLDVVDSAFHVSSNLEPSPATPSNCTLAASVGKLHRSAFKHTSRSVQKPSKSSQDFKPVRPSSATKGGFFYPTSQINVKTNDCVTSSPEKENQETFKMRPRRLAKFAAPYKLGTCQQSVADSDNKIESSRVTESDSGFTSPTLLSHAPQLADAMVELTGTIISCHRRGLNSLSEDIYKSVSFLGLAMNSDVSSKLGSEKPSNQKSLSVVAAKRVVETPPTETSHNSLPNGQPDMTSANCCITSSPKSSHTLPVQPLPSNHLVADLLNKFCNTSNSNRGNPNGCTVNMPFSNSSKLIKDSELKKIQGEKFCAKSTMLNSQDVKTLKASCKGALPRLSDGKCNTAESNPDLAIELASNSHCHHFAASPALLQVDESSAKVSKIDVSTIDWKAAGKASVSPRNFHLQSVPKDTQQANECVERQGVAYTEINLDVTNSVSDCIISNGTKTSSVGLATGIDSHLKFDASFSDPPNESVEALSEKEDESISIQSNKVQKNLSEAQYAARVPDSVVNSDTEPEEKLLQKVPVLSPDYHCLSSHNTQQQSVSSKFAEAVPKEPVTFHDGFSSTSGKSTTSVHCLQKENKNFGYVESNEVGQLLGTNTSFTTANTSMTQFKNHIRIAFDNSIATDKTTKIDDLSVEKNQNETRVRFAKDSFDELVHAPLYNSSDMEHRTIQSADSCSFQNQQKANTPFEVGELGPKSAGTSSNYSADVGSEVPAVGFTTAGGKKISVSRNSLDKIKNLFEPVMATLDTIQPVSPDKPSQAPTLRITNSACYNASSDKGGLPMVVPPKFKNSFSVGFHTAGGKKIDISETSLLAAKQIFESSQSTSDEKRCLEISSKVVTNKPMIGFTTARGTSINVSASSVEAVKHLFEENPVVESAQSLPKDTSIRDKAFPIKTSKSRSIQVNENNKSGLVSGFTTGLGKAIEVSDNSLKVAKKLLEESDLEDKNFDMNQEGICLSDTEISNCCNQSVNGAFNVQTQKPCNQVGFGKVCKAELESSRASFSSVNNSFGESNIVRSAISNSSTSLSTFPVTFATANGKKVKISKSSFQAVQHLFDSENSQNCQQQVLAKPKDYPISFTTARGSAVDISSSSLLHAKSLFDESSSEVHRYSSVSGEIQHRNSNSDTMGRKEKVPTSPKSSDHIAPVCTSEVFDTYPQSTALQLSVISQPTDVDNIHSCQKVPDLSSPLPNPSLADTLKNCVTPPVRRRSGSFRSQSPLCVTPNGFMRNRSFAQKAYWTTPNSSGKKFSYGNRPFKPHTPDRQALARKAAMSSGGSDSPAQTISIPECGLAERGTSGRRVFTAETKPANLRKPTKLMISQKERCERITLEALGPPRQNSSSLTRKKVANVTSHSASSYIFHDVTDEQRGSIQALCTECDITEHLTSSLSSDQLYNCFQMMVGVDPSLLTREWFNNHYKWIVWKLASLERSYVDRYEGVCNPVALLHQMKYRYEREVDLSQRSALRKIYERDDISSKTMVLVVSSIHATPPIDDDHNTEQSSSTMELSDGWYAVRVSYDTEMKEIIDRGSIKEGCKLVVAGAQRLGPDEACSPLTARASDVCLKIFTNSVRRAAYHTRLGFTSNKLVMSLSSLLPLGGIVPCLKLLISTVYPLVYMEKTESGTVFRNEVKERQVAQEDADKRNKLLEQELNKENGQQSRIGINCKKRRYAEKEIKQATSGEELMSMIEDAVDPILVQEMMTEWQRERLYVHQQQVASERAANIRKKVRGLLPAERSVTPMLKVRVSSLHAIDKEKQAWTILTLWRPTYDMLTMLKEGCVFNIYNLAASHLRGQKAKAPVLLSANKHTRFERLTVDKSVIGDIYTPREVLSLAQVTKKILDTEIVELDTAGIVVGWETPNSSITVVYVASPSAEILSLNFWGGLKVHGYDKLVKEGSLLHCSNLQKSSKPFRYSLPNLTVSETSSISTGYLSVHNSAYAKELSSLCQKKRLELVRHCQNRLLQLARSSTSTQKQSDISCGNHKEDFLSLALSSQSSFYPSLTVSAKSRRALERQYQSPIRKRSSTAIPCAPKTKVKQAPEESEDEVSDSQLLACFSQS; from the exons ATGGAACAGTTCTTTGAG GAAGAAGTAGTTGTCAACACACCTTTGAGTAAACAGCTAACCACATCCACTCCTTGTACTAAGAGAAAAGCGACATCGCATACCAAGTTTCCATCTAA CATCACTCCTGTGGCAGTGAAGCAATTGTTTAGTCTCAACAGTGGTGTGCATCTCTCTGAGTTCACATGGACCTCCTCTTTGGCTACAGGTTTTCACTCTGAGG ATTCAGACTTAAATTCTCACCAAATGTTTTCTCCAGACAAAAACAACCATCTTCACCAGCAA TCATCAGATCCCGGAGTGTCAATGAGTCTCTTCAGCTCATGGTTAGAGGATGAAAATACAGAAGCTGGTGAGAAGATGGGGCCATCTGAAGCCTCGAATATGACTAGTCTCAGCCCACCCCAAAGAG GAAAGTTGCAAGACTCCCTTTCCGAGTTACTTAAAACTCCACCCTCGCTAAAGATGAAAAAGACAACAGCTCCTAGAAAGAGATCGGCTTCCAGCCCTTCTCATGATCTGCTCAAagaaataatgaatataaaaaagaATAAGTTATTATGCAGCAGTAAGATTGAGGATGAAACGCTTGCTGTCAAATTGGATTGTGATGTTTCAAATGCATCACCTTCAGATTCTCTTG ATGTGGTAGACTCAGCCTTTCATGTGTCCTCCAATCTTGAGCCTTCTCCTGCCACACCATCCAATTGCACCTTAGCTGCATCAGTTGGCAAGCTTCACAGGTCTGCATTTAAACACACGTCTCGCTCCGTCCAAAAGCCTTCTA AGTCTTCACAAGATTTTAAGCCTGTAAGACCTTCCAGTGCAACTAAAGGAGGCTTCTTCTATCCAACATCTCAGATTAATGTAAAAACTAATGACTGTGTCACCAGTTCTCCAGAAAAAGAAAATCAGGAGACTTTCAAGATGAGACCTCGGCGTCTAGCCAAGTTTGCTGCCCCTTATAAACTAGGCACTTGTCAGCAATCAGTCGCCG ATTCTGATAACAAGATTGAATCAAGTCGAGTTACTGAATCTGACAGCGGCTTTACATCACCAACTCTCCTCTCACATGCACCCCAACTAGCTGATGCTATGGTGGAATTAACAGGTACAATTATCTCTTGTCATCGTCGTGGTTTAAATTCATTGAGTGAAGATATTTACAAATCTGTGTCTTTTCTAGGTCTGGCAATGAACTCTGATGTTTCTAGTAAGCTAGGTAGCGAGAAACCCAGTAACCAGAAAAGCCTGTCAGTCGTCGCAGCTAAAAGGGTGGTTGAAACGCCACCAACAGAGACCAGTCATAACTCTTTACCTAATGGTCAACCGGATATGACTTCAGCTAACTGCTGCATTACTAGTTCTCCAAAAAGCTCACACACACTGCCTGTGCAGCCACTACCATCTAACCACCTTGTTGCAGATTTACTTAACAAGTTTTGCAATACGTCCAATTCTAATCGAGGTAATCCAAATGGTTGTACTGTAAACATGCCATTCAGTAATTCATCCAAGCTTATTAAGGACTCTGAGCTCAAAAAGATACAAGGGGAGAAGTTTTGTGCAAAGTCAACCATGCTTAATTCACAAGATGTAAAGACATTGAAGGCATCATGCAAAGGAGCTTTACCAAGACTCTCAGATGGGAAATGTAATACTGCAGAATCAAATCCTGATTTAGCTATAGAGTTGGCTTCTAACAGTCATTGTCACCATTTTGCCGCATCACCTGCCCTGCTACAAGTTGATGAATCTTCTGCCAAAGTTTCAAAAATTGATGTCTCCACTATTGATTGGAAAGCTGCAGGAAAAGCGTCTGTGTCACCCAGAAATTTTCATCTACAATCAGTCCCTAAGGACACCCAACAGGCCAATGAGTGTGTTGAAAGACAAGGAGTAGCTTATACAGAAATTAATCTTGATGTAACTAACAGTGTGAGTGATTGCATCATTTCAAACGGTACAAAAACTTCATCTGTTGGACTGGCTACCGGTATCGATAGCCATTTGAAATTTGACGCGTCATTCAGTGACCCACCCAATGAATCTGTAGAGGCTCTTTCTGAAAAGGAAGATGAATCAATTAGCATTCAGTCAAACAAAGTGCAAAAGAATTTGAGTGAAGCCCAGTATGCTGCAAGAGTCCCTGATTCTGTTGTGAATAGCGATACAGAGCCAGAAGAAAAGTTATTGCAAAAGGTTCCTGTTCTAAGCCCTGATTATCATTGTCTAAGCAGTCATAACACTCAACAACAATCTGTATCTTCCAAGTTTGCTGAAGCAGTACCAAAAGAGCCTGTTACTTTTCATGATGGTTTCAGTTCAACTAGTGGTAAAAGCACTACCTCTGTCCACTGTTTACAAaaggaaaataaaaatttcGGTTATGTAGAGTCCAATGAGGTTGGTCAGCTGCTTGGTACAAACACATCATTTACAACAGCCAACACTAGCATGACACAGTTTAAGAATCATATCAGAATAGCGTTCGATAATAGCATTGCTACTgataaaactacaaaaattgACGATTTAAGTGTGGAAAAAAACCAGAACGAGACAAGAGTGAGGTTTGCTAAAGATAGTTTTGATGAATTAGTGCACGCTCCACTTTATAACTCTTCAGATATGGAACACAGAACTATTCAATCTGCagacagttgtagctttcaaaatCAGCAGAAAGCTAACACGCCGTTTGAGGTGGGTGAGTTAGGCCCAAAGTCGGCAGGCACATCATCTAATTACAGTGCTGATGTTGGATCTGAAGTGCCTGCAGTGGGGTTCACTACGGCTGGAGGTAAAAAGATAAGTGTGTCACGCAATAGTCTTGACAAAATAAAGAACCTTTTTGAACCAGTAATGGCTACCCTGGACACCATTCAACCGGTGAGCCCCGATAAACCTTCACAAGCTCCAACCTTGAGGATTACTAACTCTGCTTGTTATAATGCAAGCAGTGATAAAGGTGGACTCCCCATGGTTGTTCCACCAAAGTTTAAGAATTCATTTAGTGTCGGTTTTCATACGGCTGGTGGAAAAAAGATTGATATATCTGAAACCAGTTTACTAGctgcaaaacaaatttttgaaaGCTCACAGAGTACGAGCGATGAGAAGAGGTGTTTGGAAATCTCTTCAAAAGTAGTCACTAACAAACCAATGATAGGCTTTACCACTGCCCGTGGTACAAGCATCAATGTATCAGCAAGTAGTGTGGAGGCTGTCAAACATCTTTTTGAGGAAAATCCTGTTGTGGAGTCAGCTCAATCCTTGCCTAAAGATACTTCAATCAGAGATAAGGCATTTCCTATTAAAACATCAAAGAGTCGATCGATACAagtaaatgaaaataataaaagtggtTTGGTTTCTGGGTTCACCACGGGTCTTGGTAAGGCTATTGAGGTATCTGACAACAGCTTGAAGGTTGCCAAAAAACTACTCGAGGAGTCAGACTTGGAAGACAAAAATTTTGATATGAACCAAGAAGGAATTTGTCTATCTGATACAGAGATTTCCAATTGTTGCAATCAATCTGTCAATGGTGCCTTCAATGTTCAGACACAAAAGCCATGTAATCAAGTGGGTTTTGGAAAGGTTTGCAAAGCTGAGCTTGAATCATCAAGGGCCAGCTTTAGTTCTGTCAATAACTCATTTGGTGAATCTAATATAGTTAGAAGTGCCATATCAAACAGTTCAACTAGCCTATCCACATTTCCTGTTACATTTGCTACAGCCAATGGGAAAAAAGTCAAGATTTCTAAATCAAGTTTTCAGGCTGTTCAACATCTTTTCGACTCGGAAAACTCACAGAATTGTCAACAACAGGTGCTGGCGAAGCCCAAAGACTATCCTATAAGCTTTACCACTGCTCGAGGATCAGCTGTGGATATTTCAAGCTCAAGCCTGTTGCATGCAAAATCATTGTTTGACGAGTCTAGCAGTGAGGTCCACCGTTATAGCTCAGTTTCAGGCGAAATCCAGCACAGAAATTCTAACTCAGACACAATGGGCAGAAAGGAGAAAGTTCCAACTTCACCTAAGTCATCTGATCATATTGCACCAGTGTGCACATCCGAAGTATTTGATACATACCCTCAGAGTACTGCTTTACAGTTATCGGTTATTTCACAACCTACGGACGTCGATAATATACACAGTTGTCAAAAG GTTCCTGATCTAAGCTCACCTTTGCCTAATCCGAGCCTTGCCGATACGCTAAAAAATTGTGTGACACCCCCAGTGAGACGCAGATCCGGCTCCTTTAGGTCTCAAAGTCCTCTCTGTGTCACACCAAATG GCTTTATGAGAAACAGGAGTTTTGCTCAGAAAGCTTACTGGACAACACCCAATAGCAG TGGTAAGAAGTTCAGCTATGGGAACAGACCATTTAAACCGCATACTCCTGACAGACAGGCGCTTGCTCGCAAAGCAGCTATGTCATCTGGAGGCAGTGATTCACCAGCTCAGACTATTTCTATTCCAGAGTGTGGGTTGGCTGAACGGGGGACAAGCGGTCGCAG AGTCTTCACTGCCGAGACAAAACCAGCTAATCTCAGGAAGCCTACAAAATTGATGATTTCACAGAAGGAAAGATGTGAGCGGATAACTCTTGAGGCTTTGGGACCACCTCGGCAAAACAGCTCAAGCCTG ACAAGAAAAAAGGTGGCAAATGTGACATCGCACTCCGCATCCTCATATATATTCCACGATGTGACAGATGAGCAAAGGGGCAGTATTCAGGCACTATGCACGGAGTGTGACATCACTGAGCACCTGACATCTTCTCTATCTAGTGACCAGCTCTACAA TTGTTTCCAAATGATGGTTGGTGTAGATCCATCACTGCTCACTAGAGAATGGTTCAATAATCACTACAAATGGATAGTGTGGAAGCTGGCAAGTCTGGAAAGATCTTATGTAGATAGATACGAAGGTGTCTGTAATCCCGTAGCCCTTCTTCACCAGATGAAGTACAGATACGAGAGGGAGGTTGACCTTTCTCAAAG ATCAGCTTTACGAAAGATATATGAGAGAGATGATATCTCCAGCAAAACTATGGTTCTTGTTGTCAGTTCAATCCATGCGACACCACCTATTGACGACGACCACAATACTGAGCAG TCAAGTTCTACCATGGAGTTATCAGATGGTTGGTATGCAGTCAGGGTAAGTTACGACACAGAAATGAAAGAGATCATTGATCGAGGGTCTATCAAAGAAGGGTGCAAGCTGGTGGTGGCTGGTGCTCAGAGACTTGGTCCTGATGAGGCTTGTTCACCACTCACT GCTCGAGCGTCCGATGTCTGTCTGAAGATATTCACCAACTCCGTGAGGAGGGCTGCATATCACACTAGACTAGGATTCACATCAAATAAGTTAGTGATGTCACTTTCGTCCCTTCTACCACTTGGAGGCATAGTACCTTGTCTAAAACTTCTCATATCTACAGTATATCCTCTAGTT TATATGGAGAAAACAGAGTCCGGAACAGTGTTTAGGAATGAAGTAAAGGAGAGACAGGTAGCTCAGGAAGATGCTGACAAGAGGAATAAACTCCTAGAACAGGAACTGAATAAG GAAAATGGACAGCAAAGCCGAATCGGTATAAATTGTAAGAAGAGGCGATACGCAGAGAAGGAGATAAAACAAGCCACCAGTGGGGAAGAATTGATGTCTATGATAGAGGATGCTGTAGATCCCATCCTTGTGCAG GAAATGATGACAGAATGGCAGAGGGAAAGGTTGTATGTCCACCAACAGCAGGTGGCATCAGAAAGAGCAGCAAATATTAGGAAGAAAGTGAGAGGCCTTCTACCAGCAGAGAGGTCTGTGACTCCCATGTTGAAAGTACGAGTCAGCTCTTTGCACGCAATTGATAAGGAGAAGCAAGCCT GGACAATACTCACCTTATGGCGACCGACTTATGATATGCTGACAATGCTAAAggaaggctgtgtgttcaatattTACAACCTAGCTGCCTCTCACTTGCGGGGTCAAAAGGCCAAGGCTCCGGTCCTGCTTTCAGCCAATAAGCACACTAGGTTCGAGAGGCTAACTGTAGACAAAAGTGTCATTGGCGACATATACACACCCAGAGAG GTCTTGTCTCTGGCACAAGTCACTAAGAAAATCTTGGACACAGAGATAGTCGAACTTGATACAGCTGGCATAGTTGTTGGTTGGGAAACCCCAAATAGTAG CATCACTGTAGTGTACGTCGCAAGTCCTAGCGCTGAAATATTGTCCCTCAATTTCTGGGGTGGTCTCAAG